A genome region from Meleagris gallopavo isolate NT-WF06-2002-E0010 breed Aviagen turkey brand Nicholas breeding stock chromosome 7, Turkey_5.1, whole genome shotgun sequence includes the following:
- the SGO2 gene encoding shugoshin 2 yields MDKQATAKLSTAFTSGAVRGHRKRDRALQTAKLNASLASKIKSKLINNSSMLKVSLKQNNKALALALSVEKESSRKLKNEKIFLRKEVEKLQLHNILLRRKLSCLNKTLREIGAFLSDNLLNAIEISSLSENLQSSFPLSDSPSSCTDDQVKSTCQSASFVELPVKLALLATSAGKQQENWFCTELSSNSAFLTHVSNVQPLRQSEEFTRQDDSSLPFCGNVTERKKCATRYGSKPQLTIKDSAKKCSSSLPPHGSSSSSNEVNVKESPSDLLCIIPSQLDFRSECKEIPIDGIKSEETVYDADMELTASDAGELLTVASKDKLHKNNNANSGKVLANFRKVKYSKSEKEKIKNKTEVNSNFYAEENHARTNNKISKMTDPQTQLFQSQTEQLPTQNSTVKQSLPNTIDCNQNQNCLSKDKDTRRTCLVSLVHQKQEQEANTENSSETLEDVENKIIKAYSSLSSNEIPSQVCCAESLVFQDYSSTVPALQQDFLHENKNSVRLLRNGKTFQNPSKMNTAKYCEVDKGKYEEYGSKKSQTDRCKCDNKRKQYQKNIIKSKCNKEGGYRQRETENDSVNKIIQKVDQKSGNFSPCRLKRILAKAEHKAYVVPTKDLTTFSLCKNEELENKNALCTQAVHGNKIIETQQSQGALVAQNDMAINIPQAKASTRDVGSSADTLKSIDSSPAAREESNISNSCDNQVKEKGSLSSGIMESREKKNYFRHIDQGQLNFLNDQEVSHEMDSFMNKLKPKVQKLEILESLPVDCSKNITVSTGSFSQKGFSEMKPTALDNLNASMNSILKNSEISGKTDRDKAPVSGKAKQKSDHISKEISEKTLTHCHGRTALQDVTNTSEFSHNSLPKSSQILEENSAEPVRRGRAAVCYKEPPLNRKLRRGDQFTDTQFLHSPVYKVKKKRSFKSKSKFI; encoded by the exons ATGGACAAACAAGCAACTGCTAAATTATCTACTGCTTTTACTTCGGGCGCTGTCAGAGGACACAGGAAGAGGGACAGAGCGTTACAAACTGCAAAACTGAATGCTTCTTTGGCATCTAAAATCAAATCTAAATTAATAA ATAATTCATCAATGTTGAAAgtatctttaaaacaaaataataaagcatTAGCTCTGGCTTTGAGCGTGGAGAAAGAAAGTTCCCGGAAGCTGAAGAATGAGAAGATTTTTCTTCGGAAAGAAGTAGAAAAGCTGCAGCTTCATAATATCCTGCTTCGTCGAAAACTAAGCTGTTTG AATAAAACTCTTAGAGAAATAGGAGCATTTTTGAGTGATAACCTCTTAAATGCAATAGAAATAAGCAGTCTTTCTGAg aatCTTCAGAGTTCTTTTCCTCTGTCAGACAGTCCAAGTAGCTGTACTGATGACCAGGTGAAGAGTACATGTCAGTCAGCAAG cttTGTAGAATTGCCAGTGAAGCTTGCTTTACTTGCaacatctgctggaaaacagcaag aaaattgGTTTTGCACAGAACTAAGCAGTAACAGTGCATTCCTAACTCATGTCAGTAATGTACAACCTCTAAGACAGTCTGAGGAGTTTACAAGACAAGATGATAGTTCATTACCATTCTGTGGAAATgtgactgaaagaaagaaatgtgcaaCACGTTATGGGTCAAAACCACAACTTACTATAAAGGATTCTGCTAAAAAATGTAGCTCAAGTCTTCCTCCTCAtggtagcagcagcagcagcaatgaggTGAATGTGAAGGAAAGTCCAAGTGACTTGCTTTGCATTATTCCTTCACAACTTGATTTTAGGAGTGAATGTAAGGAGATTCCTATTGATGGGATAAAATCTGAAGAAACTGTTTATGATGCTGATATGGAGTTGACTGCCAGCGATGCAGGTGAACTGCTCACAGTTGCATCAAAAGAcaaattacataaaaataataatgccaATTCTGGTAAAGTACTGGCaaatttcagaaaagtaaaatattctaaaagtgagaaagagaaaattaaaaacaagactGAAGTCAATTCAAATTTTTATGCAGAAGAAAACCATGCTAGGACTAAcaataaaatttcaaaaatgaCTGACCCACAAACTCAGCTATTCCAAAGTCAGACAGAACAGCTACCTACACAGAATTCTACAGTGAAACAGAGTTTACCAAATACTATTGACTGTAATCAAAACCAAAATTGTCTAAGTAAGGATAAAGATACTAGAAGAACATGCCTAGTTAGCCTAGTGCAtcaaaaacaagaacaagaagcaaatacagaaaattcctCAGAAACGTTGGAAgatgtggaaaacaaaataataaaagcatacTCAAGCTTATCTAGTAATGAGATCCCATCTCAAGTTTGCTGTGCTGAAAGCTTGGTGTTCCAAGATTACAGCTCTACTGTACCAGCTTTACAGCAGGACTTTCTACATGAAAACAAGAACAGTGTCAGACTGCTAAGAAATGGGAAAACCTTTCAAAACCCTTCAAAAATGAACACAGCTAAATACTGTGAAGTTGATAAAGGGAAGTATGAAGAATATGGTTCAAAAAAGTCTCAGACAGACAGGTGCAAATGTGACaacaagagaaaacaataccagaaaaatattataaagAGTAAATGCAACAAAGAAGGTGGTTACAGacaaagagaaactgaaaatgacagtgttaataaaattattcaaaaaGTAGATCAAAAGAGTGGTAATTTTTCACCATGCAGATTAAAACGTATTTTGGCAAAGGCTGAGCATAAAGCATATGTAGTACCAACTAAAGATCTTACTACGTTCTCGCTttgcaaaaatgaagaattagAAAATAAGAATGCATTGTGCACACAGGCTgttcatggaaataaaataattgaaaccCAGCAATCTCAAGGAGCTTTAGTTGCTCAGAATGATATGGCTATAAATATACCGCAAGCTAAAGCCTCCACACGAGAtgttggcagcagtgctgataCATTAAAGAGCATAGATTCCTCGCCAGCAGCACGTGAAGAATCTAACATTAGTAATTCTTGTGACAatcaagtgaaagaaaaagggagcCTTAGTTCTGGTATTAtggagagcagagaaaaaaagaattatttcaggCATATTGATCAAGGACAGCTGAATTTTTTGAATGACCAGGAAGTCTCTCATGAGATGGATTCCTTTATGAACAAGTTAAAACCCAAAGTGCAAAAATTAGAAATTTTAGAATCCTTACCTGTTGATTGTTCTAAGAATATAACAGTAAGTACAGGTAGCTTTTCCCAGAAAggtttttctgaaatgaagccCACAGCTCTTGATAACCTTAATGCTTCCATGAACTCTATactgaaaaattcagaaatttcagGGAAAACTGATCGAGATAAAGCACCGGTttctggaaaagcaaagcaaaaatcagatCATATTTCTAAAGAGATTTCTGAAAAGACTTTGACACATTGTCATG ggAGAACAGCTTTGCAAGATGTGACAAATACTAGTGAGTTTTCTCACAATTCCTTACCTAAATCCTCCCAGATTTTAGAAGAAAACTCAGCAGAACCGGTTAGACGaggaagagctgctgtttgCTACAAAGAACCCCCACTAAACCG AAAATTAAGACGTGGGGATCAGTTTACAGATACACAATTTCTGCATTCCCCAGTCtataaagtaaaaaagaaaagaagctttaaaagtaaatcaaaatttatttga